One window from the genome of Deinococcus arcticus encodes:
- the miaA gene encoding tRNA (adenosine(37)-N6)-dimethylallyltransferase MiaA translates to MRALPILTAPTAAGKSALALAWAQATGGELICADALTVYRGLDIGTAKPGPAERAAVPHHLLDVAGVTEPFDVARFVTLAEAAVAGVLARGRTPLIVGGTGFYLSALRRGLPLTPPSDPAARAEVEADLARRGLDALLADIERRNPAEAARLERNPRRVVRAEEIYRRTGRDPGEFGHRPPAFAYEVVAFSHPPDILEARMHTRVLAMFEAGWDREAAWLAAQVSPGAQPRPTVWQALGYREALAVATGALTVPEAAAQVTLATRQYAKRQLTFVRTQLGAPLLSEGEARRHLFEGWPR, encoded by the coding sequence GTGCGCGCCCTGCCCATCCTGACTGCCCCCACCGCCGCTGGCAAAAGTGCCCTGGCGCTGGCCTGGGCCCAGGCCACCGGCGGCGAGCTGATCTGTGCCGACGCGTTGACCGTGTACCGGGGCCTGGACATCGGCACCGCCAAGCCGGGGCCCGCCGAGCGCGCCGCAGTGCCCCACCACCTGCTGGACGTGGCCGGGGTAACGGAGCCCTTTGACGTGGCCCGCTTTGTCACGCTGGCCGAGGCCGCTGTTGCCGGTGTGCTGGCCCGGGGCCGCACGCCGCTGATCGTGGGCGGCACGGGTTTTTATCTTTCGGCCCTGCGGCGCGGCCTGCCGCTGACGCCACCCAGCGACCCCGCTGCCCGCGCCGAGGTGGAAGCCGACCTGGCCCGGCGCGGCCTGGACGCCCTGCTGGCCGACATTGAGCGCCGCAACCCCGCCGAGGCCGCCCGTCTGGAACGCAACCCCCGGCGGGTGGTGCGCGCCGAGGAGATCTACCGCCGCACCGGGCGCGACCCCGGCGAGTTCGGTCACCGCCCCCCCGCCTTCGCCTACGAGGTGGTGGCCTTTTCGCACCCCCCAGACATCCTGGAAGCGCGCATGCACACCCGGGTGCTGGCCATGTTTGAAGCGGGCTGGGACCGTGAAGCCGCGTGGCTGGCCGCGCAGGTGTCACCCGGGGCCCAGCCGCGCCCCACCGTCTGGCAGGCGCTGGGCTACCGCGAGGCCCTGGCGGTGGCCACTGGCGCCCTCACGGTGCCCGAAGCGGCGGCGCAGGTCACCCTGGCCACCCGCCAGTACGCCAAGCGCCAGCTGACCTTTGTGCGCACCCAGCTGGGCGCGCCGCTGTTAAGTGAGGGTGAAGCGCGCCGGCATCTCTTCGAGGGGTGGCCTCGCTAG
- the glgC gene encoding glucose-1-phosphate adenylyltransferase — protein MKPRVLGMILAGGQGSRLAPLTQKRSKPAVPFGSKYRIIDFAINNFINSGVFSIYVLTQYKAQSLTEHIQRGWRFGTFLSDYFITLVPAQMYRIEELGPVWYRGTADAVYQNMHLIDNYEADYVAIFSGDHIYKMNVEHMLQKHIETRADVTIAAYPMPQAQAHQFGVMHVDHNWRVTQFLEKPKDPPSIPGQSATSLTSMGNYIFSRRALDELLETNMGSGESGFDFGGDVIPRALSDGYTVMAYDFHRNPIPGQTHANTYWRDVGTLDAYYEANMDLVSVNPEFDFYNPQWPLRTSSEFSPPAKFVHESDGRKGQAFNSIMAGGVIISGGTVRDSVLGRNVRTHSYSLVESCVLFDEVEVGRHAHLRRVIVDKNVVIPPGTKIGMNPDEDRARGFTVTDSGVTVVPKSYSF, from the coding sequence ATGAAACCACGGGTTCTCGGCATGATTCTCGCAGGGGGACAGGGCTCCAGGCTGGCCCCGCTGACCCAGAAGCGCAGCAAACCGGCCGTGCCGTTTGGCAGCAAGTACCGCATCATTGACTTCGCCATCAACAACTTCATCAATTCCGGCGTGTTTTCCATCTACGTGCTCACCCAGTACAAGGCCCAGAGCCTGACCGAGCACATCCAGCGCGGCTGGCGCTTCGGCACCTTTCTCAGCGATTACTTCATCACGCTGGTGCCCGCGCAGATGTACCGCATCGAGGAACTGGGCCCGGTGTGGTACCGGGGCACGGCCGACGCCGTGTACCAGAACATGCACCTCATTGACAACTACGAGGCCGATTACGTGGCCATTTTCAGCGGCGATCACATCTACAAGATGAATGTGGAACACATGCTGCAAAAGCATATCGAAACGCGCGCCGACGTGACCATCGCCGCCTACCCCATGCCGCAGGCGCAGGCCCACCAGTTCGGCGTGATGCATGTGGACCACAACTGGCGCGTAACCCAGTTTCTGGAAAAGCCCAAGGACCCCCCCAGCATTCCCGGTCAAAGTGCCACCAGCCTCACCAGCATGGGCAACTACATCTTCTCGCGCCGCGCGCTGGACGAACTGCTGGAAACGAACATGGGCTCGGGCGAATCTGGCTTCGACTTCGGCGGCGACGTGATTCCCCGCGCGCTGTCAGACGGTTACACCGTCATGGCCTACGATTTTCACCGCAACCCCATTCCCGGGCAGACCCACGCCAACACCTACTGGCGCGACGTGGGGACGCTGGACGCCTACTACGAGGCCAACATGGACCTCGTGAGTGTGAACCCGGAATTCGATTTCTATAACCCGCAGTGGCCGCTGCGCACCAGCAGCGAGTTCTCGCCGCCCGCCAAGTTCGTGCACGAATCGGACGGACGCAAGGGACAGGCGTTCAATTCCATCATGGCCGGGGGCGTGATCATCAGCGGCGGCACCGTGCGCGACAGTGTGCTGGGCCGCAACGTGCGCACCCACTCGTATTCGCTGGTGGAAAGCTGCGTGCTGTTCGATGAGGTGGAGGTGGGGCGCCACGCCCACCTGCGCCGGGTGATCGTGGACAAGAACGTGGTCATTCCCCCGGGCACCAAAATTGGCATGAATCCCGACGAGGACCGCGCGCGCGGCTTCACCGTGACCGACAGCGGCGTGACGGTGGTGCCCAAGAGCTATAGTTTTTAG